In Leptolyngbya sp. CCY15150, a genomic segment contains:
- a CDS encoding NADPH-dependent F420 reductase, producing MKKVMKITFIGVGNVGAPLADHLQKLEHSVTIAARNPNSPSVQAALSRNASFKVEPPLEAVKSAEVVFLATPFTANEAALSEVSSALEGKILVDCTNPVGANLTHGLKSERSGAEVVQSFVPAARVVKAFTIYGFENFEDNIYPGYGDLKPAMLIAGNDGIAKQTVSTLCQELGWEPVDVGNLSMSLHLEHMTLLWIQMARVQGLGSGFVWARLQK from the coding sequence ATGAAGAAAGTAATGAAGATTACCTTTATTGGAGTTGGCAATGTGGGGGCTCCCCTAGCAGATCATCTGCAAAAGCTGGAACATTCAGTCACGATCGCCGCCCGGAACCCGAATTCTCCATCCGTACAAGCTGCTTTAAGCCGCAATGCCAGTTTTAAGGTGGAGCCACCGCTCGAAGCCGTGAAATCAGCAGAGGTTGTGTTTTTAGCCACGCCGTTTACAGCCAATGAAGCGGCTCTGTCAGAGGTTAGTTCTGCGCTAGAGGGCAAAATTTTAGTGGATTGCACCAACCCAGTGGGCGCAAATTTGACTCATGGATTGAAGAGTGAGCGATCGGGTGCTGAGGTTGTCCAGAGCTTTGTTCCTGCTGCCAGGGTCGTTAAGGCATTCACCATTTACGGATTTGAGAACTTTGAGGACAATATTTATCCAGGCTATGGCGACCTGAAACCAGCGATGTTGATCGCAGGTAATGATGGGATAGCCAAGCAAACCGTTTCTACGCTTTGCCAGGAATTAGGTTGGGAACCCGTTGATGTAGGAAACCTGTCCATGAGTTTGCATCTGGAACACATGACCCTGTTATGGATTCAGATGGCGCGGGTACAAGGATTGGGGTCTGGATTTGTTTGGGCAAGGCTACAGAAATAG
- a CDS encoding aspartyl protease family protein: MADPQRFPYKIIDSSLGMVDRMPYLPLTFSLNNQSLDAEGLLDTGASVNVLPYELGLQLGLIWENETLSVVLAGNLARFEARAVVVDAQVSSFPTVNLAFAWTQATNVPLILGQANFFFEFEACFFRARSEFEIRPKQIGSDM, encoded by the coding sequence ATGGCTGATCCTCAAAGATTTCCATACAAGATTATTGACAGCAGTCTTGGTATGGTCGATAGAATGCCGTATTTGCCATTAACATTTAGCCTGAATAATCAATCCTTGGATGCTGAAGGCTTACTAGATACAGGTGCAAGCGTTAATGTTCTGCCATACGAGTTAGGACTACAGCTAGGTTTAATTTGGGAGAATGAAACGCTCTCGGTTGTACTAGCAGGTAACTTGGCTCGATTTGAAGCTCGTGCAGTCGTTGTTGATGCTCAAGTCAGTTCATTCCCAACAGTTAACCTTGCATTTGCCTGGACACAAGCAACTAATGTGCCTTTGATTTTAGGACAGGCTAATTTCTTTTTTGAGTTTGAGGCCTGTTTCTTCCGTGCGCGTTCTGAATTTGAGATTCGTCCTAAACAGATTGGCAGTGATATGTGA
- the msrP gene encoding protein-methionine-sulfoxide reductase catalytic subunit MsrP, translating to MVLIRIPKPWQVIDQPVTAEAAFWGRRKFMKSMIGLGAIAAAAPLTACQASTQRDRDPLAGVQDLNAVANANFREGDRPITGRQIAATYNNFYEFGGTKSIWQNAQALPTNPWTLNVGGLVKNPTTYGLEDLLNFPLEERVYRFRCVEAWAMVVPWIGFPMSRILEAVEPSSDAKYVRFTSYYDSEVTKGPGLRSSFLPWPYTEGLRIEEMANDLAFFAVGAYGQTLPKQHGAPIRMVVPWKYGFKGAKSVVGIEFVAEQPATFWNTINGNEYKFESNVEPDVPHPRWSQATERLVGPGSEFSWEQQPSLLYNGYADYVADLYA from the coding sequence ATGGTCTTGATTCGAATTCCAAAACCCTGGCAGGTGATCGACCAGCCAGTCACCGCTGAAGCCGCCTTCTGGGGACGGCGTAAGTTTATGAAATCTATGATTGGTCTGGGGGCGATCGCTGCCGCAGCGCCGCTCACAGCCTGCCAAGCCTCCACCCAGCGCGATCGCGATCCCTTAGCAGGGGTGCAGGATCTCAATGCCGTAGCCAATGCCAACTTTCGAGAGGGCGATCGCCCGATCACCGGCCGTCAAATTGCCGCCACCTACAATAACTTCTACGAATTTGGCGGCACCAAGTCCATCTGGCAAAATGCCCAGGCCTTACCCACCAATCCCTGGACGCTGAACGTCGGCGGTTTGGTCAAGAATCCTACCACCTACGGCTTAGAAGACCTGCTCAACTTTCCCCTAGAGGAACGGGTCTACCGCTTCCGCTGTGTAGAAGCCTGGGCCATGGTGGTGCCCTGGATTGGCTTCCCCATGAGCCGCATCTTAGAGGCCGTGGAACCTAGCAGCGACGCCAAATACGTCCGCTTCACCTCCTACTACGACTCCGAGGTGACCAAAGGCCCAGGTCTGCGTTCGTCGTTCCTACCCTGGCCCTACACCGAAGGGCTGCGCATCGAAGAAATGGCTAACGACCTTGCCTTTTTCGCCGTGGGAGCCTATGGGCAAACCTTGCCGAAACAGCACGGTGCTCCTATTCGCATGGTGGTGCCTTGGAAATATGGCTTTAAGGGTGCCAAGTCGGTGGTGGGCATTGAGTTTGTGGCCGAGCAGCCCGCCACGTTTTGGAACACCATCAACGGCAACGAATACAAGTTTGAATCGAATGTGGAGCCGGATGTCCCCCATCCCCGCTGGTCGCAAGCGACAGAACGCTTGGTTGGCCCTGGCTCTGAGTTTTCCTGGGAACAGCAGCCCTCTCTGCTCTACAACGGCTATGCCGACTACGTCGCCGATCTGTATGCCTAA
- the murF gene encoding UDP-N-acetylmuramoyl-tripeptide--D-alanyl-D-alanine ligase, giving the protein MVKPFTLADLDALLPSAICPSSLDLHQAIAHVTTDSRALQPGDLFVALRGDRFDGHDFVAQVLAQGAIAAVVDQIPPGLEAAPLWVVPDTLAAYQALGRGWRQRFPGPVVAVTGSVGKTTTKELIAAVLGTQGAVLKTRANYNNEIGVPKTLLELTAAHQFAVVEMGMRGAGEIALLTHIAQPDIAVITNVGTAHIGRLGSEQAIADAKCELLANLRPDGIAILNHDNQRLMDTATTVWNGRVLTYGLDGGDLQGEWTAPEQLRVQGKAIAVPLPGRHNAINYLAALAVAQAVGMDWTTLGDEVPVTLPEGRSRCHSLPQDVMVLDETYNAGVESMTAALQLLADTPGQRRIAILGTMKELGERSPALHQQVGQVAQQLKLDQVLILADPEERDALIAGAGSIPCHAFETHKQVIDYLLDSVQPGDRYLLKASRAVGLDQVVNALLTQWSPPA; this is encoded by the coding sequence ATGGTCAAACCCTTTACCCTGGCCGATCTCGATGCGCTCCTGCCATCTGCCATCTGCCCATCTAGCCTGGATCTACATCAGGCGATCGCCCATGTGACTACCGATAGCCGTGCCCTACAGCCGGGGGATCTGTTTGTGGCGCTGCGGGGCGATCGCTTTGATGGCCATGACTTTGTGGCCCAGGTGTTAGCCCAGGGGGCGATCGCAGCGGTGGTGGATCAGATTCCCCCAGGGTTGGAAGCCGCGCCGTTGTGGGTGGTGCCGGATACCCTGGCGGCCTACCAAGCCTTGGGTCGCGGTTGGCGGCAGCGTTTCCCAGGGCCCGTCGTGGCGGTGACGGGGTCGGTGGGTAAAACGACGACGAAGGAGCTGATTGCGGCGGTGCTGGGCACCCAAGGCGCGGTGCTGAAAACCCGCGCGAACTACAACAACGAAATTGGCGTCCCCAAGACGTTGCTAGAACTGACGGCGGCGCATCAGTTTGCGGTGGTGGAGATGGGGATGCGGGGGGCGGGGGAAATTGCCCTGTTGACCCACATTGCCCAGCCCGATATTGCGGTGATCACCAATGTCGGCACGGCGCACATTGGTCGCCTAGGCTCGGAGCAGGCGATCGCCGATGCCAAGTGCGAACTGCTGGCCAACCTCCGTCCTGATGGCATAGCCATTCTCAACCACGACAACCAGCGGCTGATGGACACGGCCACTACGGTCTGGAACGGTCGCGTCCTCACCTACGGTCTGGACGGGGGCGATCTCCAGGGGGAATGGACAGCTCCTGAACAACTGCGGGTGCAGGGGAAGGCGATCGCTGTGCCGTTGCCCGGTCGCCATAATGCCATCAACTACCTCGCGGCCCTGGCTGTGGCCCAAGCAGTGGGTATGGATTGGACAACCCTCGGTGACGAGGTGCCGGTGACCTTACCCGAGGGGCGATCCCGTTGCCATAGCTTGCCCCAGGATGTGATGGTGCTGGATGAAACCTACAACGCGGGGGTAGAATCCATGACCGCAGCTCTGCAATTGCTAGCGGATACGCCCGGTCAGCGCCGCATTGCCATTTTGGGAACCATGAAAGAGCTGGGAGAGCGATCGCCCGCCCTCCACCAGCAGGTGGGTCAGGTGGCCCAGCAGCTCAAGCTAGACCAGGTGCTGATCTTGGCCGATCCTGAGGAACGAGATGCATTGATTGCCGGCGCTGGATCGATTCCCTGCCATGCCTTTGAGACCCATAAGCAGGTGATTGACTATCTCCTAGACAGCGTTCAACCCGGCGATCGCTACCTACTCAAGGCATCTCGGGCCGTGGGGCTAGATCAGGTGGTCAACGCGCTGCTGACCCAGTGGTCGCCCCCAGCATGA
- a CDS encoding esterase-like activity of phytase family protein: MNPQHWQAGQRLTQAFMAVVLAIALGLTSCAIPQVQAEDRLFLPLAVDILGHYQLPATVVDDTPVGGLSGITYDRQRDRFYAISDDRSILAPARFYTLKMAIGTDGEGTPTLDQVTVENVTLLHNREGELFAANTIDPEGIALSPRSSVFISSEGSDRQAIPPSVQEFDLETGEWLSQLPIPDRYLPQDVDDQPQGVRDNLGFEALTINPGGYSTAWLEPFRLFVATESALHQDLQPSQTTSELERLLNDDPDSTQSRNRFLHYLVGDGQSTLIAEHLYLLDTDPPNTVIHGLVELITLDQAGHFLSLERTLGLAGFGATLFQLATGSATDISGLESLSASVDGIEAIRKQPLFDLTTLDLTLDNLEGMTLGPRLPDGSQSLILISDDNFDEAQVTQILVLRLRQA; this comes from the coding sequence TTCTCCCTCTCGCTGTCGATATTTTGGGTCACTACCAGCTCCCCGCCACCGTCGTAGACGATACCCCAGTGGGAGGCTTGTCTGGGATCACCTATGATCGTCAACGCGATCGCTTCTATGCCATCTCCGACGATCGCAGCATCCTTGCCCCAGCTCGCTTCTATACCCTAAAGATGGCGATCGGCACCGATGGGGAAGGCACACCGACGCTCGACCAAGTCACCGTCGAAAACGTCACCCTGCTGCACAACCGTGAAGGAGAGCTCTTTGCTGCCAACACCATCGACCCAGAAGGCATCGCCCTCTCGCCGCGATCGTCTGTTTTTATCTCCAGCGAAGGCAGCGATCGCCAAGCCATTCCGCCCTCAGTGCAAGAATTTGACCTGGAAACCGGTGAGTGGCTCAGCCAACTGCCCATCCCCGATCGCTACCTACCGCAGGACGTCGATGATCAACCCCAGGGCGTGCGCGACAACCTTGGCTTTGAAGCCCTGACGATTAATCCCGGTGGCTACAGCACCGCCTGGCTAGAACCCTTTCGCCTGTTCGTGGCTACCGAGTCAGCCCTACACCAAGACTTGCAGCCCAGCCAAACCACCTCGGAACTCGAACGCCTCCTCAATGATGACCCCGACAGCACCCAGAGCCGCAACCGCTTTCTGCACTATCTGGTCGGCGATGGTCAATCCACCCTCATTGCCGAGCACCTCTACCTTCTCGATACCGATCCGCCCAATACCGTCATCCATGGCCTGGTGGAACTGATCACCCTCGACCAAGCCGGTCATTTCCTTAGCCTAGAACGCACCCTCGGTCTGGCGGGATTTGGCGCAACATTGTTTCAACTGGCCACCGGTAGCGCCACCGACATCTCGGGTCTAGAATCGCTCAGCGCCTCGGTTGATGGCATCGAAGCCATTCGCAAACAGCCCCTCTTCGACCTCACCACCCTCGATCTCACCCTCGACAACCTCGAAGGCATGACCCTCGGGCCCCGCCTCCCCGACGGTAGCCAAAGCCTGATCCTCATCAGTGACGACAACTTTGATGAGGCCCAAGTCACCCAGATTCTAGTCTTGCGGCTGCGGCAAGCCTAG